In Desulfobacterales bacterium, the DNA window TTTTTTATATACTACATTATTGACAGATCCGAGCGAGCTTGATAGTTTTATGCATCGTCATCAAAATGATTTCACTGTGTGACTTATAATATATTTTTATCATCGTTAACACTAAAGGAGGTGAAAAAAAGCTTATGCGGAAAGGAACTGTCTTAGTAATGATGTTGTTTTTGGCAATAGCGGTCATGTTTGTGTCAACCGGCCTGAATGCGGGAACCACGGCTCCAGATGCCATAAAAATGGAAAACAAGGCCTATGACAAACACACCAAGCCCATCGTCACGTTTGAACATAAAAAGCACGCTGAAGACTATGCCAAGGCCAATCCCAAGCTTTTTCCAAACGGCTGCGGTGACTGCCACCACGATCAAAACGGCAAGCCTTTAAAGGATTTAAAGGCCGGTGATGATGTCCAGGGCTGTATTTCCTGCCATAAGGAACCGGGCCAGAAACCTTCAAAGGAAAAGCTGGATAAAAAGGAAAAAATCAAAAAGTATCATGCCGAAGCGATCCACGAAAACTGCGGCGGCTGCCACAGTGATTTTAATAAAGCCAAAAAACTAAAATCATCCGACAAGGGCGCAGCGCCCACGAAGTCAAGATGTAACAATTGCCACCAGAAATAATTGATCCTAATAAAAAAGGGTAATCTTCTCTGGTAGAGATGATTACCCTTTTTTTATGTGTTTTTTACGCTTTGGAACGTTGAAAAGACCTGGCATTTTGAACAAGCTTCTCGGCCCATCCCGGCGTTCCCAGCGCATGGATGTGCGTATAAGTTGCCAGGACGTTTTTAAAACATAACCCGTCCTTCTGTCTCATAAACCCGGCGCCTCTTTTCATTGAATAGGCCAGGTCCTTATCCGCGCCACTCCATTTTAAAACCGTGGAATAGTGAAATTCATGCCCGCGCAATTCCGTTCCCACCGGAAAGTAAGGGTTTTTTCTCTCTACAACGACAATGGTATACCCGTGACCCTGGGGTTTTTTGGAAAATCCGAAAACAACCGGCAACACCCCGGTCATGGGGTAAGCGTTTTCCCCCAGCACCAGCGTCTCGCCCAGATACATCAATCCGCCGCATTCGGCATAAATGGGAAGGCCCTTTTCCACCAACGACTTTATTTTTTCTTTGAAGTGGATGTTGGCAGCCAGTCTTTCCGCGTGTGTTTCCGGAAATCCGCCGCCGATGTAGAGGGCATCCACCAGCGGAAACGGTTTGTCGTCCAGCGGGCTCAAAAATACGGTTTGGGCGCCGGCTGAGCGGAGCGCTTCGATATTTTCCGGATAATAGAATTGAAACGCCGAATCCCTCATGATGCCGATTCGAGGAGCAGGGCCTTTTACCACCCGGGCCGGTTGGCTTTTGATGGTCTCCCGGCCTTTAATTTTCTCCCGTTCTTTTTCAACCGTTGGAACGGGAAGGGCTTGGGCAGCCACCCGGGACAACGCTTCAAGCTCCAGGTATTGCGCCGCCATTTTTGCTGCGGCTTCGATGGAATCGCCGGCCCAGTCATGTTCCGGCGTTGGTACCAGCCCCATGTGACGCTCCGGGAAGCTTTCATTTTTCAATTTCGGCACAGCGCCCAGAACCGGAATGCCGCAATGGTGCTCGATGCTTTGGCGCAGGATTTGTTCGTGGCGGGAACCGGCCACACGGTTTAAAATAACCCCTTTTATCTGAACTTCCGGGTCAAAGTGCAGACACCCCAAAACTGCGGCCGCCATGGTGCGGGTGGATTTGGTGCAGTCGATGCAGAGAATGACCGGCGCGCCGAGCAGTTTGGCCAGCTCGGCCGTGCTGGTTGCGCCGGCGCGGTCCATGCCGTCGTAAAGTCCCCGGTTGCCTTCTATCAGTGCGATATCACCCGGATGGGTATGGGTCAGAAAAGAGGCGCGGACAAGCGCCGCATCGACCAGGAAAGTGTCCAGATTAAAACAGGGCCGGCCGGCCGCAAGGGCAAGCCAGCCCGCATCAATATAATCCGGACCTTTTTTAAAAGGAGCGACGGTTTTCCCCAGCTTTTTCCATGCTGCGATGATTCCGATCGACAGTATGGTCTTTCCCGATCCGCCCCGCAGGGCTGCCATCACCAGTCTGGGAAATTCCATTTTTTTCTTACACCTATCGGCAGGCTTCGAAAATCAAACACGGCACGGAGCCGTTTTTTCACACGGTTTAGTCTTCGTGTTCGGCCGCCGCCTGCTTGCCGGCGCCCTTAAGTCCGTACATGGAGGTGCTGCCGCTGGACCAGTATTCAAGAACGCCTTCCTGAACCATCAGGTTGATCATTTTTTTGGCGTCTCTTGGTTTCATCTCCAGAATTTTTGCCAAATCGTTGAAATAAAATTTACTTTTGCCCTTTTTACCCTGGAGTTCTGCTACGATTTTTGCCGTTGCTTCCGCTTGATCCATGGTTGAGTCCTTCTTTATAAATGCAGGGGCTGCCTGTAGAGGCAACCCCTGCCGGTTGTTAGAGTGTTAGAACTTAAAGTTGGTTGTCTGACGCCATGTAAAATAGGCCGGATCGCGGAAATCATCGATCAGATGATGGGTAAATTCCAGTTCGCATTTATCAAAGAATCTTTCCCACCCGATCCGTTCGGCCCATTCGCCCAGGCGTTCATACTTGCGGGCGTCCTTGGCATAAGCTTCTACTATTTGCTTGATTGCTTCAGTCGTTTTCGGCCAGCGCGGCGGCTCGTTGGGGATAAAGGCCACCACGACCTTTGAAAACTTCGGAGCGCTGATGCGGTTGGAAACCTTTCCGCCCACCATTAAGACAATGCCATCGCCTACATCGTCCTGCAGGGGCATGGCCGGGCACATGGTGTAGCAATTGCCGCAGAACATGCAGCGGCTGTTATTGACCGCAACACTGTTGACTTTTCTCCCGTCCGGGAGATCGACTTTGGCCGGCTTGATGGCTGCCGTGGGACAGGCCGCAATCGCCAGCGGGATCTCGCACATTTTATCCAGGTATTCGTGGTCCAGCATCGGCGGTTTGCGATGATAGCCCAGAATGGCGATGTCCGAACAGTGAACCGCCCCGCACATGTTTAAGCAGCAGGCCAGCGAAACGCGCAGGTGCGCCGGAAGCCGCATACTGGTGAAATCTTCAAACAGCACGTCCATTGCGGCTTTTACCGGACCGGAAGCGTCCGTTGCCGGTGTATGGCAGTGCAGCCAGCCCTGGGTGTGGACAATATTGGTAATCCCCGCGCCGGTGCCGCCAACAGGGAACTTGTAGCACCCGCCCGACTGTTTTCTGCTGAGCAGGTCTTTCTTTAACGGTTCTACCTTGTCTTTGCTGTCCACCATGAATTCGATATTGTTTCGGGTGGTAAACCGCACATGACCGCCACAGTGTTTATCCGCGATGTCGCAGATTTCACGGATATGGGACACGCTCATCAAACGCGCGCCGCCGGCCCGGACCGTAAAAACCTTGTCGCCGGTTTCAGACACATGCACCAGCACGCCGGGTTCCAGGATTTCATGATACAGCCATTTGCCCTTGTTTTTCTTGATTACGGGCGGATAAAATTCTTCAAAATGTCGAGGACCGATGTCGGTTATCCGGTCCTTCATCGGTTGTTTTGGATCGTATCCTGAGGATATAAAAGCCATGGTTGTCACCCCCTATCGCTGATGATGTTTTCTGAATTCATTGACATCGCGCTTAAAGCCGCCCTCTACCTCTTCTTCTTTCCAGAAAATGTAGGGGTTGGAACGCGGTTCCTGAACATGCTGCGGCATCGGCTTAATCTCGGTCGCCTCAAGCAGCTTCTGGAATCCCTGCCGTTTGATCAGTTCGCCCAGCCGTTCGCGGTTCTTGCCTTCTTCCATCCACCAGTCCCATATTTTTTCGATGACTTCTTTGATTTCATCGTAAGGCTCTTCCGCCTTGATAAAGGGAACCAGCAGTGAGCCCATCTGGGCGCCGTCGAGGATCGGGGCCTTTGCACCCACCAGAATGGACAAACCACGGTCATTGCCGATTCGCAATGCTCTGGGCATGACATTGATGCAGTGCATGCAGCGCGTACACTCTTTATTGTTGATGAAAAGTTTTCCATCCTTATACTTCATGCATTCGGTGGGACACAGGTTGATGACTTCTTTCTTGATATCAAACGGGCCCCAGTCGCGGCCGGCATGGGCGCCGGCATTGGGTTGGATCTCCCCGCCGACATAGGCCTTGACCGCTTCCTGGTCGATTCCGATGTCATCCCGCCAGGTGCCGATAAAAGACATATCCGCCCGGGCGATGGATGCCACGCAGCAGTTGGGGCAGCCGTCAAGCTTAAACTTGAATTTATAGGGAAACGCCGGACGATGCAGTTCATCCTGATACGAATTGGTCAGGTCATGGCAAAGCGCCTGGGTGTCATAACACGCATATTCGCAGCGGGCCTGACCGATGCAGTCCGAAGGCGTCCGCAGGTTGGAACCGGACCCGCCCAGATCCTGATTGTATTTATGGGTCAATTCATAAAAAATTTCTTCCAGCTGCGGCGTCGTGGTCCCTAGCAGAATAATATCGCCGGTGGATCCATGCATATTGGTAATGCCGCTGCCGCGCATATCCCACAAGTCACACAGCTGCTTTAAAAATTCTGTTTTGTAAAACTTGCCGGCCGGCTGGTTGACGCGCAGCGTGTGGAAATGGGCGACGCCCTTGAACATCTCGGGCTGGTCGCAATACCGGCCGATGACGCCGCCGCCATAGCCGAACACGCCGACGATTCCGCCGTGCTTCCAATGGGTCCTGCCATGTTTGAAAGACAGCTCCAGCAGGCCCAGAATATCTTCACACACATCCTGAGGTATCTGGTACTCAACACCTTTTTCATTCTTAGCTCTTGATTCGGCTTCCCGCTTAATGTCGGTCACAAAACTCGGCCACGGCCCAGTTTCCAGTTGATCCAACAAAGGGGTTTTATGTTTTGCCATATTTAACCTCCATTTTCAGTTTTGTAAATTCACCCATATACTTGTATGAATCTCTCGTGTATTACTGCGCTGTCGAGGTCACCTCCTCTCGGTTTGTTATTTCGATATATCTTCGATATATTTATATATTTTATAATTTAGCAATAGGGGGTCCATGAAATTATCCCCAAGGTTTGAGGTATAGAATCAATAACCTTGCTTGTCAATAGAAAACAGAGGATTTGCGGTCTAACAATCCTTTTTATTCCCATGAGTTGTAACGGCGCCAAATCATATTTTGCCCATATGAATCACCCGGTAAAGGTCGGCCGCATGCTGCTCCAAATGCGCCTGAACGGCCGGGATGTCCGGACTGGCCGGCGGATACGTTGCAGCAAGATCGCTTAGCAATCCCAGCAATTCCTTTTCCGTGAGGATGGAAAGGGTTGCTTTAAAACCGTCTGTTATTGGGACCGGCAGCTTCGGAAGCGGAGGTTTTTGCGCCAGGGCTTCGAAGAACCCGCTTACGGTGCCCATCAGCGCCTCATGTCCCAACCAGGCAACCGGACCGGTGCCGTCAAGCCTGTCCAGGCGCATCCGAATGGAAAGCTGCAGGAAAAAAATCAACAGCGCTTTTAAGGCAAAAGTCGTTTTATTTTCAATCCCTTTTGAATTTTTAAACAATTTCAGGTACTGCCGCACGGTAATCAGGCGAACGGTTATCCGGTCCTTTTCTTGTTTCAACACAAAATCCCCGGCAGCGTGGTGCCAGGAAAATATCTGCTCAAAAGTCTCGGGATTATAATAAAAGGTTAATATTTTAGCTGCCTGCCTGAACAAATTAGTGGCCTGGGTTGACGACAGAAAAAAATCACCCCCCTTGTAATCCCAGGCAACAATTCGATTTTGCCTTGTTTCCGGGTCACATGACAAATGAAATTCATTGAAGCCCTCAAACCATTCTCCCAAAAACATGGGTATGGAATACCCATGGTCTTTTAATGGCACCTCGCCATAAGCATATACCTCCGGGAGATAACCAACCGTAAAATCTTTCTTTAATTTCTTGATTGTGTGGTATTCGTTTTCAATCCAGGCTTTACCGGTTGCGGATATAGCCACATTTAAAACAAACGCGGCCGTAAATCCAGATCCACAAACATCAACTCTGGACGGATGGTAAAATTGCCCGTGTTTTTCCAGAGAGACACGAACCTCGCGGATTTCTTCCGGCCGGACAGTTCGTTCTAAGCGAATAGCCGCGGCCTGGGTCAGGTCTGCAAATTTATTTCGCATCAAGAATATACGCGCCGCCTGAAAATAATCTTTATAACTCACCGGTGCATCAGCGGACTTGCCGCCGCTGACGCCCGCGAACAGATTTCGATCCATCGGAAGGAGCGCATTCCAGATTTTGCTGCGAGGGGAAACCGACTGGTTGTTTTTGGAGAGTATATAAGTAAACTGGAGCACGTTCTGCCTTGAAGGGTTTAGAAAGTGAATTTGAAAACCAGCCCGTCCGCCGTCGATTCAGGCTATCGATACTGTTCTATTTCTTTAATTATTTCAGGGGCGACGGCATATCCCAGCTCAACCGCCTTGTCGCAGTGGGTGACGGCCAGCTCCGGTTGTCCGCTTTCAAGATACGCGATGGCCAGGTTGTTATGGGCAATTGCAAAATTCGGTTCCATTGAAAGCACCTTTAAGTTCGTTTCAATGCTTTCAGCGATCATCCCTTTCATTAAATAGGCATTTGCCAGGGTGGCATAGGCCTGTAGAAAGCGGGTATTGAATTTAACCGCTTTTTCAAGCGCAAAAATAGCTTCGTCCAGTTTTCCTTGTTGCAGATTCACAAAACCGATATTGCCGTAACCTTCTGCAAATCCGGCTCTTGACTGTACGGCTTGTTTATTGAACTCGAGACACCCGTCCAGGTCGCCCCGCTGCAACCGGATTCCCCCCAGTTGGACATAGGCTTCGGCAAGGTTCGGGCTGCAACTCAGCGCTTCATGGAGTTCTTTTTCTGCTTCATCATATTTTTTTTGTCCCAGCAACGCCACCGCAAGATTGTAATGGGTTGTACCGCAATCGGGATTTCCCGCCAGGGCCGCCCGCTGCTGGGCGATATATTCATCCACATTTTTTGCTTTCGACATGCTCATCTTTCCTTTCATTTTAATCTGCTTATGCTTGTTGGCCAGCTTACCCCACTTTTAGATATTGTACCATATCTTTTTGGAGGCATTGTAAAATAAAAACCGCTTTGACCCGGCGTTACGCTTACTTATATTTATTGTATTTAACATTTTTTTTCTTGACAACAAATTATAGTTTTTTTAACGTCTTTATATACTTAAGGCGAGCCACACGGGAACTATTGTTTATACATTCTACTAGCTCTTTTTAACCATTCTTTATTTATAGCAGCGTTTTTGGGCGTTTGGTTTTAAAAGTTTCGTTTCAACTGTCCCGCATGGTTGGGTAAATATTCGATAACTCCCGGGATGTTTTTTCTAAACCCCAAAAAGTTTCTATGAGAGGGACTATGCTCACTGGATGTTTTACTGCAATTATTACACCGTTTACGGCCGGACATTCCACCGTTGATTTTAAAGGCCTTGAAAAGCTGGTGGAATACCAGATCATAAACGGAATCAGCGGCATACTGGCAGTCGGTACAACCGGAGAAAGTCCGACCCTAAACTGGGAGGAACACAAAAAGGTCATCAAGGTGGTCGCCCAGCAGGCCCGAAAAAAATGCGGCTGCATTGCCGGAACCGGCAGCAACAATACCGAAGAGGCCATCGAAGGGTCTAAACATTCCGCTGATTTGGGTGTTGATGCCGTTTTGCTGGTAGACCCTTATTACAATGGCCCCAGCTCCCTGGAAATCAGAAAAGAATATGTCGGCCCGGTGGCCCGCGCTGTTCCGGATGTTCAGGTCATCCCTTATGTTATTCCCGGTCGAACGGGCGCCCAACTGCTGCCGGAAGACCTTGCCCTGCTCTATCAGGATTATAAAAACGTATCCATCGTAAAAGAAGCCACCGCCGACCTTGAAAACATGAAACGGACACGCAAATGCTGCGGCCCGGATTATACGATCTTTTCCGGCGATGACGGCATGACGTACGAAATGATGGTAAACCCGGAGATTAAAGCCGCCGGTGTTATATCCGTGGTTTCAAATATTGTTCCCGCGGCCCTGTCCAATCTGGTCCGCCTGCTTCAGCAAGGCGACCTCGAAGGAGCGAAACAGCTGCTCAACTCGCTTAAACCGCTTTTTGACCTGGTAACGGTTAAAACCATGGAAAAAACGCCGTATGGAGATGTTCTTTGCCGGGCCAGAAATCCCCTGGCAATCAAAACCCTGATGAAACTGCTGGGAATGCCTTCGGGCCAATGCCGCCCCCCCATCGGCAAAATGACCCGCGCCGGACTTGATAAAGTGCTCCTCGTCGCTCGAAAGGTCCAGGCCGATTCGCCTGAAATATTTAAACCGTTGGCAGACTTTTTCAGCGTTGACATTGACGAGCGGCTCAATACGCCGTCCTATCAGGAAGGTCTCTATTACGAAGGATACCTGTAAAACGGAATTGTCCGGAAGCTGATTCGGGACGTTATTTTGACAACCACTATAAAACTGAAAGCCACGCCTTCGGGCGTGGCTTTTATTTGGTCCGGATCTCTCTAAACTCGGATTGCCCTTCTTTATAAAGAATCCACTTCAACCACTTGAGCCCGAATTTCAACAGACTGATTTCATCCTGCTTGATTCTTGTGCGGGTGTCTTGGTCGACATCATAACGTTTTAAAAAAGAGCTTTCAAATACAAACGCTCTGAACATATCGATATTGTAGCTGACCATAAAAAACATTTGCTTGCCTTGTTCCGTAAGCCTGACACTGGGCGGAAACGACCGCTTTCTGACAACCAGATCCGTCCATTCCGCATTAATGTCATCATGGACATCAACCCCCTGATCGTGACGCCACTCCTGGACATTCCAGACCTTGTCCTCGTTAAATCCCTGGCAGTGCGGTTCATCTACAAAGAAATAAAATCCATCGTCGTCGGCTCCCTCCTTGTGGCTCAGCGATGCCACTCCCAGGGGATAATACCGGCAGGTGGTGGGTCGGTCCTCGTAAATGATGCATCCATCTGTTCTGACAAACGGGCAGGACGCCAAATCGTCATCAAGCAGCTTGAGCGTGATGACCGGCAGATCGGTTTTTTCCAGCAGCTGAGGTTCCGTGTATAGGGCCAAAAATTCATCGGATTTGAGCCCCAGACGGTTCTTTAGCCGAATAATGTCATAGGGCGTAAGGATGATATTGATCCCGCGGCAACATTTCGTAAAGCAGGAAATTTTGTCATGACATCGAAATTTAAATTTATTTTTGGGGCCCAGTCGTCGCGGTTCGACACGGGCCGCCTTCGGGGTAGAATTCATTCTCATTACCTTTCAAAAAAATAGCTGTATATTGCTTCATACCCAAGCTTCTTTATAAAGTCAATTGGACGAAACCCTTCTATTGCATCAAAAACCCGGCAACGTTTAGCAAAGGCGTAAACTTAAGGCTTGATTTAAAATAACACCATGTTATATCATTTCAAGTTGTGAATTTACTAATTCTACTTCTGGAGGTAATTTTAAATGCAGTTAACCATTAACAAAACAGACAAGTTAAAATCACGTCCGGATGATTCCGATTTAACATTCGGAACCATGTTTACCGACCATATGTTTAATATGGATTACGGTTCGGATAAAGGATGGCATAACCCGCGCATCGAACCCTACGCGCCTATTCAAATGGACCCCTCAACGATGGTGCTGCATTACGGGCAAACGGTCTTTGAAGGCCTCAAAGCCTACCGAACCGCTTCCGGCGACATCCAGCTTTTCCGGCCCAAAGACAATTTTAAACGCATGAACGGTTCCTGCCGGAAGCTGTGTATTCCTGAATTCGATGCCGACGCTGTTTTTAGCGCGCTGAAAGAACTGCTCAAAATCGAAAAGGACTGGGTCCCCAGCGCCCCGGAAACATCGCTGTATATCCGGCCGACCATTATCGCCATGGACCCCTTTCTGGGGGTTCGGGCTTCTTACACCTACCGCTTTTTTATCATTTTATCACCGGTGGGCGTTTACTATAAAGAGGGCTTCAACCCCGTCAAGATCTGGGTCACCAAAGATCATGTCCGGGCCGTGCGCGGCGGCCTGGGAGAAGTCAAGACCGCTGCCAACTATGCCGCCAGCCTTTACGCCGGGGAGCAGGCGCATAAAAACGGCTATACCCAGGTGCTGTGGCTGGACGGTGTCGAACAAAAGTATATCGAAGAAGTCGGCTCCATGAACATCTTTTTCGTCATCGACGATGAACTCATTACCCCGATGTTAAGCGGCAGTATCCTTCCCGGCATAACCAGAGACTCCGTCATCGCCCTGGCAAAAATGTGGAACATCAAGGTTTCCGAAAGAAAGATCAGTATCGACGAAGTCATGAAAGCGCATGCTTCCGGGTCACTTCAGGAAATTTTCGGCACAGGAACCGCCGCAGTTGTTTCGCCGGTGGGCGAACTGAAATGCGGCGATACCGTCCTTAGCGTCGGCAACGGCAAAGTCGGGCCCATGGCGCATCGTTTTTTTAAAACCCTGACAGATATTCAATATGACAAGTCCGAGGACCCCTTAGGATGGGTTGAACCGGTATAACTCACCCGCGAGCCACCGGCAACAGCAGCTGTTAGGAGGTAACAGTGACCCCTGCAGGCGAACCAGAAAACCTGAAAACCTTTGTCCAAAAAATGGAAGCAGACGGGCTGCCGCCGATTGTCATTAAAACTTTTGCCTATTATTACAACCAGGTCGCTGCCGGTGAAACCGGCTTGATATATGACCGGGACCTCACCTGTGTGGGACCCGAAGATATTGACGACTTATCCGACCTTATTAAATATGCCGAGACCGGACAGCATGTTTTTAAAAATACCGTTAAAATCATACTCAACGGCGGCCTGGGGACCACCATGGGCCTCACCCAGGCAAAATCCCTTATTGATGTAAAACCCGGCAAAACATTTCTTGAAATCATTCTGCGCCAAACCTTGCATCGGCGGATGCGGCTGGCCTTTATGAACAGTTTCAACACCCATAAGGACACTTTAAAGGCCCTGGCGGCATATGACCGTCCCGACGGGCCTCTGGTTTTTCTGCAGCATAAATTTCCAAAGATTTTACAGCAAGGGCTGGCGCCGGCCGTTTGTCTCAATGATCCTGAGCTTGAATGGAATCCTCCCGGACATGGGGATGTATATACCGCGCTCTATACCTCCGGAATCCTGCAAAAGCTTCTGGATCAGGGGGTGCACTATGCCTTTATCGCCAATTCGGACAATCTGGGCGCGACGGTTGACCCGGCCCTGTTGGGCTATTTTTCCAAACAAAATATTCCCTTTATGATGGAAGTTGCCGAGCGAACACCGGCAGACCTTAAGGGCGGACATATCGCCCGCCATAAAAGCGGCCGTCTGATTTTACGCGAATCCGCGCAATGTCCAAAGGCGGAACTGGACGCTTTCCGGGACATCGACTGCTACCGGTTTTTCAATACCAATAATATCTGGATCAACCTGGAATTTTTGCAAACACTGATCCGGGACAAAAAAACCGTTCGCCTGCCGATGATACTAAACCCCAAGACGTTGGACCCGCGGGACGACAACAGCCCGCCGGTATATCAACTTGAAACCGCCATGGGTGCGGCCATTTCTCTTTTTGAAGGCGCCCGCGCCGTCAAGATTCCCAAAACCCGGTTCATGCCGGTCAAAACCTGCAACGACCTCATGGAGCTTCGCTCCGACCGGTTTGTTTTTACGGACGACAAGCAGTTGATATTAAATCCGGACTGCCGCACTGATTTTATCAGGATCCAGCTCGACCCGAATTTTTACAGCCGTCTGGACCTGTTCGATCAACGCTTTAGCGATGGCATCCCTTCACTCAAGGACTGTGTGTCTTTAACGATTCGCGGAGACGTGCGGTTTGAAGCGGACGTGAGGATTAAAGGCCGGGTGATAATTGAAAATAATCAGCCCTCACAGGCTGTTATTAAAAAGGGTGCGACCATTGACACCGACATGGTTTTGGGGGATTAGCCCCTTTTAAACAGGTAATAATACCGGATAACCTTCTCAACATATGCTTCTGTTTCCCGAAAGGGCGGAATGCTACCAAAACGATCCACCACCCCCGGACCGGCGTTATAAGCCGCCAGCGCCAGCGGCAGCTTTCCTTCATAGCGGTTGAAAAGCTGTTTGAAATAGCGCGCACCGCCCATTATATTTTCCCACGGATCAAATCCATTGGCGATATTCAATGCTTTCATGGTTTCAGGCATGATCTGCATCAAACCTTTGGCCCCTTTTCTGGAAACCGCCCGTGGATTATAATCTGATTCCACTTTGATCATCGCATTCAACAAGTGGGCTGAAATGCCGTGGCGTTTGGAGGCGGCGTTGATAATGGGTTCATATTTTCCGGTTAGACTTGCCGGCAGTGCTGCCGCCGGTCTTTCCTTGATATAAAGCCTGTAGTGGGAGGAGGTAGGCGCATTGGTAAAGTGCAAGACACCGTTGCTGTCGATATACTTGTAGATATCCGCAAACCCGGGGCTTATTCCGATGAGATTGCATATACACACGCACAGAATTGTATACCATATTTTTTTTGCGGGACGCAAAGTCTTTATCCTCGACGCTGTAGCCGGCCCATTTCGGCCCATGTAAAGCACCCACAACCCGTCATCGCGCAAATAGCGGTTTTTAATCTCCATTACCATATCAAAATCAGGGGGTTAACTCAAGTTAAAAGTTTTAAGGCATCAACGCTTAAGCAGCGTTGGGTATTTTTCGCACATATGTTGCAGCGCCGAGGCCGGCCACACACCCCTCTCCGACGGCCTTTGCCATCTGCCAGGGCGGTCCGCAGGCGTCGCCGGCGGCAAAGATGCCGGGGACATTGGTCTCCTGCTGCTTGTTCGTCGCGATGTATCTCATCTCTTGGTCTAATTGGATTCCCAGGCTGGTAGCCAGCTCCATAACACCTTTGGCGCCCAGCTCGACAAATATGCCACTGACAGAAAGAACCGTGCCGTCATCCGTCTTCAGACCTTCAACCTTGTCTTTGCCGATGATCTCAACCGGCCAGGTTCCCTCGTGGATAATGACCGGACTTTGTTTAAGTTCTTGTTTCAGGGCGGCGGTTACTCCGAGTGACCGGCATACCAAACGGACGGATTTTGACGAATGCACCAGTGTCAAGGCGCCACCGGCTGCAGCGCTTTCACCCCCAACGACGCATACATCCTCGCCCTTAAAAAA includes these proteins:
- the dsrB gene encoding dissimilatory-type sulfite reductase subunit beta, with amino-acid sequence MAFISSGYDPKQPMKDRITDIGPRHFEEFYPPVIKKNKGKWLYHEILEPGVLVHVSETGDKVFTVRAGGARLMSVSHIREICDIADKHCGGHVRFTTRNNIEFMVDSKDKVEPLKKDLLSRKQSGGCYKFPVGGTGAGITNIVHTQGWLHCHTPATDASGPVKAAMDVLFEDFTSMRLPAHLRVSLACCLNMCGAVHCSDIAILGYHRKPPMLDHEYLDKMCEIPLAIAACPTAAIKPAKVDLPDGRKVNSVAVNNSRCMFCGNCYTMCPAMPLQDDVGDGIVLMVGGKVSNRISAPKFSKVVVAFIPNEPPRWPKTTEAIKQIVEAYAKDARKYERLGEWAERIGWERFFDKCELEFTHHLIDDFRDPAYFTWRQTTNFKF
- the dsrA gene encoding dissimilatory-type sulfite reductase subunit alpha is translated as MAKHKTPLLDQLETGPWPSFVTDIKREAESRAKNEKGVEYQIPQDVCEDILGLLELSFKHGRTHWKHGGIVGVFGYGGGVIGRYCDQPEMFKGVAHFHTLRVNQPAGKFYKTEFLKQLCDLWDMRGSGITNMHGSTGDIILLGTTTPQLEEIFYELTHKYNQDLGGSGSNLRTPSDCIGQARCEYACYDTQALCHDLTNSYQDELHRPAFPYKFKFKLDGCPNCCVASIARADMSFIGTWRDDIGIDQEAVKAYVGGEIQPNAGAHAGRDWGPFDIKKEVINLCPTECMKYKDGKLFINNKECTRCMHCINVMPRALRIGNDRGLSILVGAKAPILDGAQMGSLLVPFIKAEEPYDEIKEVIEKIWDWWMEEGKNRERLGELIKRQGFQKLLEATEIKPMPQHVQEPRSNPYIFWKEEEVEGGFKRDVNEFRKHHQR
- a CDS encoding cytochrome c3 family protein codes for the protein MMLFLAIAVMFVSTGLNAGTTAPDAIKMENKAYDKHTKPIVTFEHKKHAEDYAKANPKLFPNGCGDCHHDQNGKPLKDLKAGDDVQGCISCHKEPGQKPSKEKLDKKEKIKKYHAEAIHENCGGCHSDFNKAKKLKSSDKGAAPTKSRCNNCHQK
- a CDS encoding cobyrinate a,c-diamide synthase, with product MEFPRLVMAALRGGSGKTILSIGIIAAWKKLGKTVAPFKKGPDYIDAGWLALAAGRPCFNLDTFLVDAALVRASFLTHTHPGDIALIEGNRGLYDGMDRAGATSTAELAKLLGAPVILCIDCTKSTRTMAAAVLGCLHFDPEVQIKGVILNRVAGSRHEQILRQSIEHHCGIPVLGAVPKLKNESFPERHMGLVPTPEHDWAGDSIEAAAKMAAQYLELEALSRVAAQALPVPTVEKEREKIKGRETIKSQPARVVKGPAPRIGIMRDSAFQFYYPENIEALRSAGAQTVFLSPLDDKPFPLVDALYIGGGFPETHAERLAANIHFKEKIKSLVEKGLPIYAECGGLMYLGETLVLGENAYPMTGVLPVVFGFSKKPQGHGYTIVVVERKNPYFPVGTELRGHEFHYSTVLKWSGADKDLAYSMKRGAGFMRQKDGLCFKNVLATYTHIHALGTPGWAEKLVQNARSFQRSKA
- a CDS encoding tetratricopeptide repeat protein → MSKAKNVDEYIAQQRAALAGNPDCGTTHYNLAVALLGQKKYDEAEKELHEALSCSPNLAEAYVQLGGIRLQRGDLDGCLEFNKQAVQSRAGFAEGYGNIGFVNLQQGKLDEAIFALEKAVKFNTRFLQAYATLANAYLMKGMIAESIETNLKVLSMEPNFAIAHNNLAIAYLESGQPELAVTHCDKAVELGYAVAPEIIKEIEQYR
- a CDS encoding dissimilatory sulfite reductase D family protein; the encoded protein is MDQAEATAKIVAELQGKKGKSKFYFNDLAKILEMKPRDAKKMINLMVQEGVLEYWSSGSTSMYGLKGAGKQAAAEHED
- the dapA gene encoding 4-hydroxy-tetrahydrodipicolinate synthase — its product is MLTGCFTAIITPFTAGHSTVDFKGLEKLVEYQIINGISGILAVGTTGESPTLNWEEHKKVIKVVAQQARKKCGCIAGTGSNNTEEAIEGSKHSADLGVDAVLLVDPYYNGPSSLEIRKEYVGPVARAVPDVQVIPYVIPGRTGAQLLPEDLALLYQDYKNVSIVKEATADLENMKRTRKCCGPDYTIFSGDDGMTYEMMVNPEIKAAGVISVVSNIVPAALSNLVRLLQQGDLEGAKQLLNSLKPLFDLVTVKTMEKTPYGDVLCRARNPLAIKTLMKLLGMPSGQCRPPIGKMTRAGLDKVLLVARKVQADSPEIFKPLADFFSVDIDERLNTPSYQEGLYYEGYL